In Anaerolineae bacterium, the genomic stretch TGGCGGAGGTTTTCTATTGTTTAAACTGGTCATTATTTGAATGACTATGATGAGCTGAGATTTCGGCTCTGATCAAATTCAATCTCTATTAACTCTCAATCTCAATATAATTTTATCTTGTTGGAGGATATTTAAATGAGTAAAAAATGGGTTTATTTGTTTGACGAAGTTGATGAAGCCGAAAAGGCTGTTGGCGGTGACTGGGAAGGTGTGCGTGCCCTGTTGGGCGGCAAAGGCGCTAACCTGGGCGATATGACTCGCGCCGGCGTGCCTGTGCCCCCCGGTTTCACCGTCACTACCGAAGCCTGCAACGCCTACCTGGCCGCAGGCGAAAAGTTCCCCCCAGGCATGTGGGAACAAGAATTGGAAGCCTTGAAGACCGTGGAAAAACAAACCGGCAAAAAGTTTGGCGACCCCAACAATCCCCTGTTGGTTTCCTGTCGCTCCGGGGCCAAATTTTCCATGCCCGGCATGATGGACACTGTCCTCAACATCGGCCTGACCGATGAGGTGGTGAAAGGCATGGCCAAACTCACCAATGACGAGCGCTTTGTTTACGACTCCTATCGCCGCCTGGTGCAGATGTTTGGCAGCGTGGTGATGGGTATTGCCGACGAGCCGTTTGAAGAAGTGCTCACCGAGGCCCGCCAAAAGGCCGGCGTTAAGAGCGACTCCGATTTGAACGCCGCCCAGTGGAAAGAAGTCACCGAGGAATTCAAAAAGATCTTCAAGGCCGAAACCGGTCGAGACTTTCCCCAGGACCCGCTGGAGCAAATCAAACTGGCCACCGAAGCTGTGTTCAAAAGCTGGAATGGCAAGCGGGCCATTGACTACCGCAACGCGGCCAAGATTGCGCACGACCTGGGCACTGGCGTTAACATTCAAACCATGGTCTTTGGCAACATGGGTGAAGGCTGCGCCACCGGCGTGGCTATGACCCGCGACGGCTCCACTGGCGAAAATGTGATCGAGGGCGACTACTTGAACAATGCCCAGGGTGAAGACGTGGTGGCCGGTATCCGCCTGACCAAACCTATCGAAGAACTCAAGGAAGAAATGCCCGCAGTCTACGCCGAGTTTGAAGCAATTTGCGGACGGCTGGAGAAGCATTACACAGAAATGCAAGATGTTGAATTTACCATCGAGCGCGGCAAACTGTGGATGCTGCAAACCCGCGATGGCAAACGCACCGCCCAGGCCGCTGTCCGCATTGCCGTTGACATGGCCGAAGAAGGCTTGATCAGCAAAGAGCAAGCCGTGTTGCGCGTCACCCCGGAACAGGTTGACTTTTTCCTGCATCCGCAATTTGACATGCAGGCCAAAAAGGCGGCCACGCTGCTGGCCAAGGGCCTTAATGTATCGCCCGGCGCGGCCGTGGGCGTGGCGGCCTTTGACGCCGACCTGGCCGAAAAGTGGGCCAAAGAAGAAGGCAAAGCCGTCATTATGGTTCGCCCCGAAACCAAGCCGGACGACGTGCATGGCATGCTTGCCGCCAAAGGTATTCTCACCAGCCGCGGCGGCCGTACCAGCCATGCCGCTCTGGTGGCCCGCCAGTTTGGCAAGCCGGCCGTGGTCGGCGTGTCTACGCTTGACCTTGACCTGGTGAAACGCCAGATGACCAGCGCCGACGGCAAAGTGATTAAAGAAGGCGATTGGATCTCAATTGACGGCACGGCCGGGGAGGTCTTTTTGGGCCAGTTGGAAACCCTGGTGCCAGACCTCAACGATCCCTACCTGGTCAAATTGCTCTCCTGGGCCGACGACGCCCGCCGTTTGCAAGTGTGGGCCAACTCCGACTACCCCGTAGACGCCGAACGCGCCCGCAAATTTGGCGCGCAGGGTATTGGTCTGTGCCGCACCGAGCACATGTTCTTTGAAGCCGAGCGCCTGCCGCATGTCCAGAAAATGATTCTGGCTAAAGACGACGCCACTCGCCAGGAAGCCCTGGACAAGCTGCTGCCCTTCCAGCGTGAAGACTTTGCCGGTCTGTTCCGCGTGATGGACGGCCTGCCTGTTATCATCCGCCTGATTGACCCGCCGCTGCACGAGTTCCTGCCGGCCCACGATGAACTGCTGCGCGAAGTGGTCAAACTGCAAGTTACCGGCAAAGACGCCAAGACCCTGGCCGAAAAAGAAGCCATGCTCAACGCCGTGGAAAGCATGCACGAAGCCAACCCCATGCTTGGGCTGCGCGGCGTGCGCCTGGGCATCCACCTGGCCGCCCTCACCAAAATGCAAGTGCGCGCCATCTTCGAGGCCGCCTGCCAGGTAGCCAAAGAAGGCGTGGACGTTCATCCCGAGGTTATGATTCCGCTGACCAGCCACGTCAATGAATTAAAGGTCCAACAGACCACCCTGGAAGAAGAAGCCAAAAAGGTGATGGCCGAACAAGGCCTTACTGTGGATTACAAATTTGGCACTATGATCGAAATTCCGCGGGCGGCCCTTACCGCCGACCAGATGGCCGAATTTGCCCAGTTCTTCTCCTATGGCACCAACGACCTGACCCAAACCACCTTTGGCATCTCCCGCGACGACGCCGAAAAGGGTTTCCTCATTGAGTATATTGAGCGCAAGATTTTGCCAGAGAACCCCTTTGCCAGCATTGACCAGGCTGGCGTGGGTAAACTGATGCAGATGGGCGTTGAGTTGGGCCGCAAAACCCGCCCCGACCTGGAAGTGGGTATCTGCGGCGAGCACGGCGGCGACCCGCAGTCGGTTTTCTTCTGCCACAAGATTGGGTTAAACTACGTGAGCTGCTCTCCCTTCCGCGTGCCCATCGCTCGCCTGGCGGCCGGGCAGGTGGCTTTGAAGGAAAAAGGGGTTACGGCCAAATAAATTTGGTTCGCCAAATAAATTTGGTTCGCCAAGTTGGGCGTGACTCTGTAAAATAAAACGGAGGTTCAGAATTGAACCTCCGTTTTTGTTTGCCCGCATTTTGGTTCACTTTCTTTGGCGGATGTGACGCAAGGCTGGTATATTTATCATGTCCAAAAAGGAAAACAGGTTTTGAACAAAGGCATCATCTTTGATATCAAAAAATTCTCCATCCACGACGGGCCGGGCATTCGCACCACCGTTTTCTTCAAAGGCTGTCCCCTGCATTGTTGTTGGTGTCACAACCCGGAGAGTCAAGCCAGGAGACCGGAACGAATATTCCGCAAAACTCGTTGTATTGGCTGTGGGGCGTGTCTGGCGGTTTGTCCGCAAGCAGCCGTTTCGCAAAACGGCAACGGTATCATCACCGATAACGAGAAATGTAACCTTTGTGGAACTTGTGTTGAAACCTGTTACGCCCAGGCCCGGGAAATCATTGGCCGCGAAATGACCACGGCCCAGGTGATGGCGGAAATTGAAAAAGACGTTGCCTTTTACGACGAATCTGGCGGCGGCGTTACCTTTTCCGGCGGCGAACCCCTGTTACAGCCAGATTTTTTGCTGGCGCTGCTCCGGGCATGCCGAGACAAAGAAATCCACACGGTGGTAGACACGTCCGGTTTTGCCTCGTGGGAAACACTTGATTCTATTCGGGCCTACGTCAACTTGTTTTTGTACGATCTCAAGTTGATGGATGAGGTCCGGCATCAAAAATTTACCGGTGGGTCTAACCAGTTGGTTTTGCAGAATTTACAGGCCCTCTCTCAGCAGGGACATCAAATCATCCTCCGGGTGCCGGTTATTCCCGGCATCAATGATGACGCTGAAAACATTCGGCAACTGGGCCAGTTTATAGCCGCTTTACCCCAAGCCCACCCGGTGGAGCTTTTGCCCTACCATCACCTTTCGGCTGATAAATATGAGCGATTAAATATGGCCTATCAACTATCCGAAATCCGGCCTCCCTCGGCAGAAAGAATGGCCCACATTGCTAAAATTCTGCAAGAATTTAATCTGCTCGTAAAAGCTTGACACCTTGACCCATTACGGTTCACAATTGAACATTAAACATTCACCATTAATCATTCACAATTCACCATTAATGAGGTTGCTCCATGCCAATAACCCAAAGAGTGGCCCAACTGCGGCAGCAAAGCCTAACAGCCAGGCCGACCCTCTCCCCGGAACGGGCCGAATTGATGACCAAATTTTACCAACAGAATTTGGGACTGATTTCCGCCCCCATGCGCCGCGCCCTGGCTTTTCAATATCTTATGGAACACAAAACCATTTACCTGGGCGCGGATGAATTGATTGTGGGCGAAAAAGGGCCAGCCCCCA encodes the following:
- a CDS encoding pyruvate, phosphate dikinase encodes the protein MSKKWVYLFDEVDEAEKAVGGDWEGVRALLGGKGANLGDMTRAGVPVPPGFTVTTEACNAYLAAGEKFPPGMWEQELEALKTVEKQTGKKFGDPNNPLLVSCRSGAKFSMPGMMDTVLNIGLTDEVVKGMAKLTNDERFVYDSYRRLVQMFGSVVMGIADEPFEEVLTEARQKAGVKSDSDLNAAQWKEVTEEFKKIFKAETGRDFPQDPLEQIKLATEAVFKSWNGKRAIDYRNAAKIAHDLGTGVNIQTMVFGNMGEGCATGVAMTRDGSTGENVIEGDYLNNAQGEDVVAGIRLTKPIEELKEEMPAVYAEFEAICGRLEKHYTEMQDVEFTIERGKLWMLQTRDGKRTAQAAVRIAVDMAEEGLISKEQAVLRVTPEQVDFFLHPQFDMQAKKAATLLAKGLNVSPGAAVGVAAFDADLAEKWAKEEGKAVIMVRPETKPDDVHGMLAAKGILTSRGGRTSHAALVARQFGKPAVVGVSTLDLDLVKRQMTSADGKVIKEGDWISIDGTAGEVFLGQLETLVPDLNDPYLVKLLSWADDARRLQVWANSDYPVDAERARKFGAQGIGLCRTEHMFFEAERLPHVQKMILAKDDATRQEALDKLLPFQREDFAGLFRVMDGLPVIIRLIDPPLHEFLPAHDELLREVVKLQVTGKDAKTLAEKEAMLNAVESMHEANPMLGLRGVRLGIHLAALTKMQVRAIFEAACQVAKEGVDVHPEVMIPLTSHVNELKVQQTTLEEEAKKVMAEQGLTVDYKFGTMIEIPRAALTADQMAEFAQFFSYGTNDLTQTTFGISRDDAEKGFLIEYIERKILPENPFASIDQAGVGKLMQMGVELGRKTRPDLEVGICGEHGGDPQSVFFCHKIGLNYVSCSPFRVPIARLAAGQVALKEKGVTAK
- a CDS encoding glycyl-radical enzyme activating protein, coding for MNKGIIFDIKKFSIHDGPGIRTTVFFKGCPLHCCWCHNPESQARRPERIFRKTRCIGCGACLAVCPQAAVSQNGNGIITDNEKCNLCGTCVETCYAQAREIIGREMTTAQVMAEIEKDVAFYDESGGGVTFSGGEPLLQPDFLLALLRACRDKEIHTVVDTSGFASWETLDSIRAYVNLFLYDLKLMDEVRHQKFTGGSNQLVLQNLQALSQQGHQIILRVPVIPGINDDAENIRQLGQFIAALPQAHPVELLPYHHLSADKYERLNMAYQLSEIRPPSAERMAHIAKILQEFNLLVKA